CAGCGGTAAAAGCTACGCAGAAATTCGACCTGAACTCCGAGGGATATCTTTAGAGGGGTTCATCATTTTTTACAGAATTCTTGATAATGGCATTGAAATCTTGAGAGTTGTCAGTGGTCGTCGTGATTTCCCATCACTGTTTGAAGAATCCA
The sequence above is drawn from the Cyanobacteria bacterium GSL.Bin1 genome and encodes:
- a CDS encoding type II toxin-antitoxin system RelE/ParE family toxin, giving the protein MSRYVINLLASQDLNEIADYFAENSLEAGERFFNAFNRKCQQLVAFPNSGKSYAEIRPELRGISLEGFIIFYRILDNGIEILRVVSGRRDFPSLFEESS